A genomic stretch from Longibacter salinarum includes:
- a CDS encoding amino acid permease: MAASSPSGAKKLEKSLTLFDVYAISTGAMFSSGFFLLPGLATAEAGPSAILAYFIAGILIMPSMLSMAELATAMPKSGGTYYFLDRSLGPLAGTVGGLGTWLALVFKSAFALIGMGAYLAIFFDVPIKPLAAALTVAFAVLNVVGAKETSSLQRILVAILVAVLVFFAVQGLITVAGGDPTQVKGGFTPFFAFGATGFLSTIGLVFVSYAGLTKACSVAEEVQNPDKNIPLGMFLSLLTATLLYVIGVYIMVSVLDPEQLRQDLTPVATAGEVFLTWLPYDGGLILVVVAAIAAFASTGNAGILSASRYPLAMARDRLVPDNFARLGRFKTPTAGIMITAFVMLLVIFGLSEEGVAKLASAFQLLIFGLVNFAVIIMRESRIPSYAPGYRSPFYPWTQVFGIVIAFFLITEMGPLAILFTGGIVVVGIAWYFYYARSVPREGAIFHLFARLGKFRYDGLDSELQAILEEKGATDDAAFERLVAQAEILHLDEPTDYESVVERATEILSNRVSISAETLKHDFLEGTQHSATSVAHGAALPYVRASGIKTQAMVMVHCQSGICVDIDPEITGEDGSEPVYAIFFLVTPEDEQSLHLRTLATLASRTDDEDFLVEWRSANDEQEIKESLLHHDRYLTLQLLSGTNTEAFIGQRVRDVNVPAGNLVALIRRRGDMIIPNGSTEFEEGDRVTIIGDPNGIQRLYELYRRGEREGVVR; encoded by the coding sequence ATGGCTGCATCTTCCCCATCAGGTGCGAAGAAACTTGAAAAGTCGCTGACGTTGTTCGACGTATATGCGATCAGCACCGGAGCCATGTTCAGCTCTGGATTCTTTCTCCTCCCGGGTCTCGCGACAGCCGAGGCCGGGCCATCGGCGATTCTCGCCTATTTTATCGCCGGTATTTTGATCATGCCGTCCATGCTGAGCATGGCGGAACTGGCGACAGCCATGCCGAAGTCCGGCGGGACTTATTACTTTCTCGACCGGAGCCTCGGCCCCCTCGCCGGCACAGTTGGCGGGCTCGGCACATGGCTGGCCCTCGTATTCAAAAGTGCCTTTGCCCTCATCGGTATGGGCGCTTATCTCGCGATCTTCTTCGACGTCCCGATCAAGCCTCTGGCAGCGGCGCTCACCGTGGCATTTGCCGTCTTGAACGTTGTCGGCGCCAAGGAAACGAGTAGCCTGCAACGGATTCTGGTCGCCATCCTCGTCGCCGTCCTCGTCTTCTTTGCCGTTCAGGGGCTCATCACCGTTGCCGGTGGAGACCCGACGCAGGTGAAGGGCGGCTTCACTCCCTTCTTTGCATTCGGCGCCACCGGCTTCTTATCCACGATCGGACTGGTGTTCGTGTCGTATGCCGGGCTAACGAAGGCGTGCAGTGTCGCCGAGGAAGTCCAGAACCCAGACAAGAATATCCCGCTGGGCATGTTTTTGTCGCTTCTCACGGCGACGCTGCTCTACGTCATCGGTGTGTACATCATGGTGAGTGTCCTGGACCCGGAGCAGCTGCGCCAAGACCTGACGCCGGTCGCAACTGCCGGGGAGGTCTTTCTCACGTGGCTGCCGTATGACGGAGGATTGATCCTCGTTGTCGTGGCCGCCATTGCCGCCTTCGCCTCTACCGGAAACGCCGGCATCCTGTCTGCGTCGCGATATCCGCTTGCGATGGCGCGTGACCGCCTCGTCCCTGACAATTTCGCGCGACTCGGGCGGTTCAAGACACCGACCGCGGGCATCATGATTACGGCGTTCGTCATGCTCCTGGTCATCTTCGGGCTGAGTGAGGAAGGCGTCGCGAAGCTTGCCAGCGCGTTCCAGCTTCTGATTTTTGGGCTGGTTAACTTCGCCGTGATCATCATGCGCGAAAGCCGGATTCCGTCGTACGCACCCGGATACCGCTCCCCATTTTACCCGTGGACGCAGGTCTTCGGCATCGTGATCGCATTCTTTCTGATCACCGAGATGGGGCCGCTTGCGATTCTCTTCACCGGAGGCATCGTGGTGGTTGGAATCGCTTGGTACTTCTACTACGCACGCTCCGTCCCCCGGGAAGGAGCTATTTTCCACCTCTTTGCTCGTCTGGGCAAATTCCGCTACGACGGCCTCGACAGTGAGCTGCAGGCCATTCTTGAGGAGAAGGGGGCAACCGACGATGCCGCATTCGAACGACTGGTCGCCCAGGCCGAGATTCTCCATCTTGACGAACCGACCGACTACGAATCGGTCGTCGAGCGCGCCACGGAGATCCTGTCCAACCGCGTGTCGATCTCTGCTGAAACGTTGAAGCACGACTTCCTCGAGGGTACGCAGCACAGCGCGACGTCCGTGGCCCATGGAGCCGCCCTTCCGTACGTTCGAGCCAGCGGCATCAAGACGCAAGCGATGGTGATGGTGCACTGCCAATCCGGCATCTGCGTCGACATCGATCCCGAAATCACCGGTGAAGACGGGTCGGAGCCGGTCTACGCGATCTTCTTCCTCGTCACACCGGAAGATGAGCAAAGTCTCCACCTCCGTACACTGGCCACCCTCGCCAGCCGAACAGATGACGAAGACTTCCTCGTCGAATGGCGCTCAGCAAACGACGAGCAGGAAATCAAGGAGTCGCTTCTGCATCACGACCGGTACCTCACTCTTCAGCTGCTGAGCGGCACCAATACAGAAGCGTTCATCGGGCAGCGGGTGCGCGACGTCAACGTCCCGGCCGGCAACCTCGTCGCGCTAATCCGCCGACGGGGGGATATGATCATTCCGAACGGGAGCACGGAGTTCGAAGAGGGTGACCGAGTGACCATCATCGGCGATCCGAACGGCATTCAGCGGCTCTACGAGCTCTACCGTCGCGGCGAGCGGGAAGGCGTGGTGAGATAA
- a CDS encoding transporter, which translates to MKNTRYVTRTLYAALAVLVAATMAVPSAQAQMYDEPLTSDRPGFSNAAATLQQGAFQTELGYSFANTADVFGDESASSHNLGQLLLRYGVTDAFELRANVGSYEYQEVLDPSLTNPSLTDPETTYEGGYFGPSVEAKARLFRNETSTLSAFSSTLLPVQTGFYDSNPDQRAIQTLALLLDGQLGTGVSLTINGGTQFYWDGGVQEDRQFSALFIPTLNFAINDQVGAYVGYYGEYTEFANTNFVEGGLTFLANENTQLDLNTGYRVDDNLDQFFIGLGLSQRF; encoded by the coding sequence ATGAAGAACACGCGCTACGTAACACGAACTCTCTACGCGGCCCTTGCTGTACTCGTGGCCGCCACGATGGCGGTCCCATCGGCTCAGGCTCAAATGTATGACGAGCCGCTGACCTCTGACCGTCCGGGCTTCAGCAACGCTGCCGCGACGCTGCAACAGGGTGCCTTCCAGACCGAACTCGGCTACAGCTTCGCGAATACGGCGGATGTATTTGGAGACGAGTCCGCCTCGTCCCATAACCTGGGTCAGCTCCTCCTTCGGTACGGCGTGACCGATGCATTCGAACTCCGGGCGAACGTGGGTTCGTACGAATACCAGGAAGTCCTCGACCCATCCCTTACAAATCCGTCGCTAACGGATCCGGAAACGACCTACGAAGGTGGCTACTTCGGCCCATCCGTTGAAGCAAAAGCACGCCTTTTCCGGAACGAGACGTCGACGCTGTCGGCCTTTTCCTCAACCTTGCTTCCGGTTCAGACAGGTTTCTACGACAGCAACCCGGATCAGCGTGCGATCCAGACACTCGCACTGCTCCTTGACGGCCAACTGGGTACGGGCGTATCGCTCACCATCAACGGTGGAACGCAGTTCTACTGGGACGGTGGCGTGCAGGAAGATCGCCAGTTCTCGGCGCTCTTCATCCCGACCCTCAACTTCGCCATTAATGATCAGGTGGGAGCCTACGTCGGGTACTACGGTGAGTACACAGAATTCGCGAACACGAACTTCGTGGAGGGTGGACTGACGTTCCTCGCCAACGAGAACACGCAGCTGGACCTCAACACGGGATACCGTGTGGACGACAACCTCGACCAGTTCTTCATCGGTCTTGGCCTATCCCAGCGTTTCTAA
- a CDS encoding shikimate dehydrogenase, with amino-acid sequence MTIDAKTRLVTLLGFPVEHSMSPALHNPAFEAQGVNAAYVATPVRREDLATAVNGLRAMHFLGANVTIPHKQAVLPLLDVVTETAEAVGAVNTIVCQGTDDEILRLKGDNTDVAGFVMPLADHATTLRDGSATILGAGGAARAVVYGLLTRFDLHRLTIAARRPEQAEALAREFSPWADGTAVTATALAEAPVRASRLVVNATPVGMHPNEDETPWQTVSDFSDGQIVYDLVYNPRETRLLREASERNATVIGGLDMLIGQAADAFRQWTGREMPISLVRSAL; translated from the coding sequence ATGACTATCGACGCGAAGACGCGTCTCGTCACGCTCCTCGGTTTCCCGGTCGAACACTCGATGTCTCCTGCCCTTCACAACCCTGCCTTCGAAGCGCAGGGCGTGAATGCAGCCTATGTCGCGACGCCAGTGCGACGCGAGGATCTGGCAACAGCGGTGAACGGACTCCGAGCCATGCACTTCCTGGGAGCCAACGTCACGATTCCTCACAAACAGGCGGTCCTCCCGCTGCTAGATGTCGTGACGGAAACGGCCGAAGCGGTTGGGGCCGTCAATACGATCGTCTGCCAAGGTACGGACGACGAGATCCTGCGACTGAAGGGGGACAACACGGACGTGGCGGGATTTGTGATGCCGCTCGCCGACCACGCGACCACACTCCGCGACGGCAGCGCAACCATCCTCGGCGCGGGAGGCGCTGCCCGCGCCGTCGTCTACGGACTGCTCACCCGGTTCGACCTCCACCGCCTTACGATCGCCGCCCGGCGGCCGGAGCAGGCGGAGGCGCTCGCACGCGAATTCTCGCCATGGGCAGACGGTACGGCGGTTACGGCTACAGCACTGGCCGAGGCCCCAGTGCGTGCCAGCCGTTTGGTCGTCAATGCGACGCCGGTGGGCATGCACCCGAACGAAGACGAGACGCCATGGCAAACCGTGAGCGATTTCTCCGACGGCCAGATCGTATACGACCTTGTCTACAACCCACGCGAAACGCGTCTACTCCGCGAAGCATCGGAACGCAATGCCACCGTCATCGGCGGCCTCGACATGCTCATCGGACAGGCCGCCGACGCCTTCCGGCAGTGGACCGGACGAGAAATGCCGATCTCCCTCGTCCGCAGCGCCCTCTAG
- the pgeF gene encoding peptidoglycan editing factor PgeF, which translates to MVIRPNVFADMSPITAGFSTRNGGVSSAPFDTLNLGFSTEDDPDNVTTNRLRFCNALGAVQDQIVEAGQIHGKTVRAVDEPGVVPECDGLVSDTPGVLLCIGTADCAAVLLADPDAGVVGACHSGWRGTAADIATETVKHMVDLGARPQQMSGYVSPCISLDAFEVGPEVAEQFDAKYVEQRAEWDRPHVDLKAVIRDQLTQAGLSSERIEISPYCTMLDNGDFFSYRAAGGITGRMFGAIGRSLRQ; encoded by the coding sequence ATGGTCATTCGTCCGAACGTCTTCGCCGACATGTCGCCCATCACGGCTGGATTCTCGACGCGCAACGGAGGCGTCAGCTCAGCGCCCTTCGACACGCTCAACCTCGGCTTCTCGACGGAGGATGACCCGGACAACGTCACGACGAATCGGCTCCGTTTCTGCAACGCTCTGGGAGCGGTACAGGACCAGATCGTGGAGGCCGGACAGATCCATGGAAAGACGGTTCGCGCCGTAGATGAACCCGGCGTCGTTCCAGAGTGTGATGGCCTCGTCAGCGATACGCCCGGCGTTCTGCTCTGCATCGGAACGGCCGACTGCGCCGCCGTGCTTCTCGCAGACCCCGACGCCGGCGTGGTTGGCGCCTGTCACTCCGGCTGGCGCGGAACCGCTGCGGATATCGCAACAGAAACGGTCAAACACATGGTTGACCTTGGCGCCCGCCCACAGCAGATGTCCGGATACGTCAGCCCGTGCATCTCACTGGATGCGTTTGAGGTCGGGCCCGAGGTGGCCGAGCAATTCGACGCAAAGTACGTGGAGCAACGGGCTGAATGGGATCGACCGCATGTTGACTTGAAGGCGGTGATTCGGGACCAGCTAACGCAGGCCGGCCTTTCCAGCGAGCGAATCGAGATCTCACCCTACTGCACCATGCTGGACAACGGCGACTTCTTCTCGTATCGTGCCGCAGGCGGGATCACGGGCCGCATGTTCGGCGCCATCGGTCGATCCCTGCGCCAATAG
- a CDS encoding YheT family hydrolase: MPIASSDYAAPAWLIGGHAQTLYATLFRGVDFQYKYTERISTPDDDFLNLHWTKPSDAGSVSEPSRLNRVAVLTHGLEGSAQRNYMRGMAKTLVRHGWDVVAWDLRGCGEELNRTVPTYHSGKTEDLDVVVQHALSKGYDQAALVGFSLGGNMTLKYVGERGEAIDDRIQRAVAISTPVDLEASSRRISERSNWHYTQYFLRSLRETVRQKAERHPNVVDRTLMQGVRTLTDFDNAFTAPLNGFRDAQDYYRQSSSKQYLGEIAIPTLLLNAANDPFLPDECYPHEIARDHNLLTLDTPGEGGHVGFVSSEPDGAYFSEIRTADFLSQQVVAITNA; encoded by the coding sequence ATGCCCATTGCTTCGTCTGATTATGCCGCGCCCGCATGGCTGATTGGAGGTCACGCTCAGACGCTCTACGCGACGCTCTTCAGGGGCGTGGACTTCCAGTACAAATACACGGAACGTATTAGCACGCCGGACGACGACTTTCTGAACCTCCACTGGACCAAGCCGAGCGATGCCGGAAGCGTATCGGAGCCGAGTCGCCTGAACCGCGTGGCCGTCCTCACGCACGGGCTTGAGGGCAGTGCCCAGCGCAACTACATGCGCGGGATGGCGAAAACGCTCGTCCGGCACGGGTGGGATGTGGTCGCCTGGGATCTGCGCGGCTGCGGAGAGGAGCTCAACCGAACCGTCCCGACCTATCACAGCGGGAAGACCGAGGACCTCGATGTTGTCGTGCAGCACGCCCTGTCGAAAGGATACGACCAGGCCGCCCTCGTTGGATTTAGCCTGGGCGGGAATATGACGCTCAAGTACGTCGGCGAACGGGGGGAAGCCATTGACGACCGGATCCAGCGCGCCGTCGCAATCTCCACGCCCGTCGACCTGGAGGCCTCGTCTCGCCGAATCTCCGAACGGTCGAACTGGCATTACACGCAGTACTTCCTCCGATCGCTGCGCGAGACCGTTCGCCAAAAGGCCGAGCGCCATCCAAACGTTGTCGACCGCACGCTCATGCAGGGCGTCCGTACGCTCACAGACTTCGACAACGCCTTCACCGCCCCACTCAACGGCTTCCGCGACGCACAGGACTACTACCGGCAATCCAGCAGCAAACAATATCTTGGCGAGATCGCGATCCCAACCCTTCTGCTGAACGCGGCCAACGACCCGTTCCTCCCGGACGAGTGCTACCCGCACGAGATCGCCCGTGATCACAACCTGCTGACCCTCGACACCCCCGGCGAAGGCGGTCACGTCGGTTTCGTCTCGTCCGAGCCCGATGGTGCGTACTTTTCGGAAATCCGAACAGCCGACTTCCTCAGCCAGCAGGTCGTCGCGATCACCAACGCCTGA
- a CDS encoding prohibitin family protein, with amino-acid sequence MASYPNLTKAALRVGGAIVGLIFFAILIPGCMSTTVESGEAAVKYSVFGGTNLDNTVGEGLKVHAPWVDIIRYDVRVQEQLEKITALSSNGLSIGMDVSVRWKPDAGKLPQLHTTYGTDYYKKLVQPELRSAAREVVGLFTPEELYSSKREELQTEMIDRVRTGVETEYVTIEAVLIRDVRLPQQIQSAIENKLKEEQEAQRYEYTLQKEELEAERKRIEAEGEAEYQRIITESLSPEFLRFKGIEATRELAQSSNSKVVVVGGSESGGLPIILGGQ; translated from the coding sequence ATGGCAAGCTATCCCAATCTCACGAAAGCCGCTCTCCGTGTCGGAGGCGCTATCGTTGGACTCATTTTCTTTGCCATCCTGATTCCCGGCTGCATGTCGACGACGGTCGAAAGTGGAGAGGCCGCCGTGAAGTACAGCGTCTTCGGGGGGACCAATCTCGATAATACCGTCGGTGAAGGGCTGAAGGTGCACGCGCCGTGGGTCGATATCATTCGCTACGACGTCCGAGTGCAGGAGCAACTTGAGAAAATCACCGCGCTCTCGTCGAACGGCCTGTCCATCGGAATGGACGTGTCGGTTCGGTGGAAGCCCGACGCAGGAAAGCTTCCGCAACTGCACACCACGTACGGCACGGACTATTACAAGAAGCTCGTTCAGCCCGAGCTCCGTAGCGCGGCCCGTGAGGTCGTCGGGTTGTTTACGCCCGAGGAACTCTATTCCAGCAAACGCGAGGAGCTACAAACAGAAATGATCGACCGGGTTCGTACGGGCGTGGAGACCGAGTACGTGACGATCGAGGCGGTGCTGATCCGCGACGTTCGCCTGCCGCAACAGATTCAGAGCGCGATCGAGAACAAGCTGAAGGAGGAGCAGGAGGCGCAGCGCTACGAGTACACGTTGCAGAAGGAAGAGTTGGAGGCTGAACGGAAGCGAATTGAGGCCGAGGGAGAAGCCGAATACCAGCGGATCATCACGGAAAGCCTGTCCCCTGAATTCCTGCGATTCAAAGGCATCGAGGCGACGCGAGAACTGGCGCAATCGTCGAATTCGAAGGTCGTGGTCGTTGGCGGCTCTGAGTCCGGTGGGCTGCCGATTATCCTCGGCGGGCAATAG
- the recJ gene encoding single-stranded-DNA-specific exonuclease RecJ → MTYRWILRSVDDPNVISDLQKELNGLPEALARALALRNVSSFDEARHFFRADREALHDPFLMQDMEAAADRVAEAIESDDPVLVYGDYDVDGTTASALMADFLRSQGVDAHVFIPDRYEDGYGLGSRGLDRAREIGATLVIALDCGITAMEEAAYARELGLDLIICDHHTPKATLPEAVAILDPKRDDCEYPFKELSGCGVGFKLVQATLDRLGQPADDAFRYLDLLAVSTASDIVPLYGENRVLMAEGLRVLQEKDEVRPGLRAMAQTADLDLADVTSTGKIVFTIGPRINAAGRMAQADLAVDLMLAPDVETALPMARELETLNRERREINDRIEKEAIELAERQITSRTPHGLVLYNPEWHLGIIGIVASSVVEHFHKPAILLARNGAEVKGSARSISGVNVYDALSDCEDVLTQFGGHDYAAGMSLPEDQVDAFRDAFDEAVGKRITAEMLTPAIKVDASMPLDVVGEHRGRFWAVLKQFGPHGPANATPVFHSGNLVLDGKPRTVGRGGNHLKFRVREADSDSRQSYDVIGFGMGNKLDVVRESYDSGEPIELLYSVEENTWNGRTTLQLKCRDVRLESSERVLQKESA, encoded by the coding sequence CGCTGGATTCTCCGCTCCGTCGACGATCCGAATGTCATTTCTGATCTTCAGAAGGAGCTCAATGGATTGCCGGAAGCGCTCGCTCGTGCTCTTGCGCTTCGCAACGTCTCGTCGTTTGATGAGGCGCGGCACTTCTTTCGGGCAGACCGTGAAGCGCTCCACGATCCCTTCCTTATGCAGGACATGGAGGCAGCGGCCGATCGCGTCGCGGAGGCGATCGAGTCGGACGATCCGGTACTCGTGTACGGCGATTACGATGTAGATGGGACAACGGCCTCCGCTCTTATGGCGGACTTTCTGCGGTCGCAGGGAGTCGATGCGCACGTCTTTATTCCGGACCGTTACGAGGACGGGTACGGGCTTGGGTCGCGGGGGCTGGATCGGGCCCGCGAGATCGGAGCGACATTGGTTATTGCTCTCGATTGCGGGATCACGGCGATGGAGGAAGCCGCGTATGCCCGTGAGCTCGGTCTCGACCTCATCATCTGCGACCACCACACGCCCAAGGCTACGCTTCCAGAAGCGGTCGCGATCCTCGACCCAAAGCGCGATGATTGCGAGTATCCGTTCAAGGAGCTCTCCGGATGTGGCGTTGGGTTCAAGCTCGTGCAGGCAACGCTCGATCGGCTGGGGCAGCCTGCCGACGACGCGTTTCGTTACCTCGATCTCCTCGCGGTGTCCACGGCTAGTGACATCGTCCCGTTGTACGGCGAAAATCGAGTGCTGATGGCCGAGGGCCTGCGGGTGTTGCAGGAGAAGGACGAGGTTCGCCCCGGACTGCGCGCGATGGCACAGACGGCAGATCTCGATCTGGCGGATGTCACGTCGACGGGGAAAATTGTCTTTACCATCGGTCCGCGCATCAACGCGGCCGGGCGCATGGCGCAGGCGGACCTCGCCGTCGACCTCATGCTCGCGCCGGATGTCGAGACGGCCTTACCGATGGCCCGGGAACTGGAGACGTTGAACCGGGAGCGTCGCGAGATCAACGATCGGATCGAAAAGGAAGCGATCGAGCTGGCGGAGCGCCAGATCACGTCGCGCACGCCGCACGGACTCGTTCTCTACAACCCCGAATGGCATCTCGGCATCATCGGCATCGTAGCATCGAGCGTCGTGGAGCATTTCCACAAGCCCGCGATTCTCCTGGCCCGGAATGGCGCCGAGGTGAAAGGGTCGGCACGGTCGATTTCGGGCGTCAACGTGTACGACGCTCTGTCGGATTGCGAAGATGTGCTCACTCAGTTCGGAGGGCACGACTACGCCGCGGGCATGTCTCTTCCTGAGGATCAGGTGGATGCGTTCCGCGATGCGTTCGACGAGGCGGTTGGGAAGCGGATCACGGCCGAAATGCTGACGCCGGCGATCAAGGTCGACGCGTCCATGCCGCTGGACGTTGTCGGGGAGCACCGCGGTCGCTTCTGGGCGGTGCTGAAGCAGTTCGGTCCACACGGGCCGGCGAACGCGACGCCCGTCTTTCATTCCGGCAATCTCGTTCTGGACGGCAAGCCACGGACGGTTGGCCGTGGCGGTAACCACCTGAAGTTTCGTGTGCGGGAGGCAGACTCCGACTCGCGTCAGAGCTACGACGTCATCGGCTTCGGCATGGGCAACAAACTGGACGTGGTTCGCGAGAGCTATGATTCCGGCGAACCGATCGAATTGCTGTATTCCGTCGAGGAGAACACGTGGAATGGTCGCACGACCCTCCAGCTCAAATGCCGCGACGTACGACTGGAAAGCAGTGAGCGCGTCCTGCAGAAGGAGTCGGCTTAA